A section of the Vespa velutina chromosome 6, iVesVel2.1, whole genome shotgun sequence genome encodes:
- the LOC124949804 gene encoding protein drumstick isoform X2, whose translation MFAIMPMETEGHGREFGRRQKMRAKCTVEFVCKYCQRRFTKPYNLMIHERSHKDDVTFTCEVCGKSFKRQDNLKQHRCGWR comes from the coding sequence ATGTTCGCGATAATGCCGATGGAGACAGAGGGGCACGGCAGGGAGTTCGGCCGGCGGCAGAAGATGCGCGCCAAGTGCACCGTAGAGTTCGTCTGCAAGTACTGCCAGCGGCGCTTCACCAAACCGTACAATCTAATGATTCACGAGCGTAGTCACAAGGACGATGTGACCTTCACCTGCGAGGTCTGCGGAAAGTCCTTCAAACGGCAGGATAATCTCAAGCAGCACAG